The following proteins are co-located in the Vigna unguiculata cultivar IT97K-499-35 chromosome 9, ASM411807v1, whole genome shotgun sequence genome:
- the LOC114163681 gene encoding uncharacterized protein LOC114163681, producing MEALRQMEESRTTTPVVGPEPRPAIREWSLEDFLKHHPAKFDGKTSPDAADQWLKDLERIYDAKMCPAENRLAFSVYMLTGEAEHWWSSTRSILEERDEAVTWETFRERFLSEYFPDSIRYAKEVEVMEKMKREVEGQRPQQLQPSQRIGGPAGSRPRHEERRMPYDRPHHQPQESRSFPPQQGRVRCYSCGGPHPRHACPRREGYRRCNNCGKEGHFGRDCPNLSRAATRPPVQTPQQHQGRDKGNRPQATGRVYAMSGVEASGSGNLVMGSCMIASSSCCVLYDSGATHSFVSFACVERLGLLVSELQCELAVSTLALGLVTTSSLCARYPVEVEGRRYKVNLICLPLQDLEVILGMDWLSASRVLIDCREKRLLFPDSEDLELVSPQGAVREIQSGAQCFIIFARMEVGERERDHQSYLWYMSLKTCFQMKYQGCLPVEKWSSLLTWYQGRVRYRWLHMAWLRQSW from the exons atggaggccctccgccagatGGAGGAGAGCAGGACGACGACGCCTGTGGTTGGCCCTGAGCCACGACCTGCGATCAGGGAGTGGAGCTTGGAGGACTTTTTGAAGCACCACCCAGCAAAGTTTGATGGGAAGACCAGTCCTGATGCTGCAGACCAATGGCTAAAGGACCTGGAGCGCATCTatgatgcgaagatgtgccctGCAGAGAACAGGTTGGCGTTCTCAGTCTATATGCTCACGGGAGAGGcagagcattggtggagcagcaccAGATCCATCCTTGAGGAGAGGGATGAGGCAGTGACATGGGAAACCTTCAGGGAGAGATTTCTCTCCGAGTACTTTCCAGACAGCATCAgatacgccaaggaggtgga agtgatggagaagatgaagcgcgaGGTGGAGGGTCAGCGCCCACAGCAGCTGCAGCCGTCGCAGAGGATAGGTGGACCAGCTGGGTCCAGGCCCAGACATGAGGAGAGGAGGATGCCATATGATAGACCACACCATCAGCCTCAGGAGTCTAGGAGCTTTCCTCCGCAGCAGGGTAGAGTTCGGTGTTACTcatgtggaggaccccacccAAGGCATGCTTGTCCACGTAGGGAGGGATACCGTcgatgcaacaactgtggcaaggaaggccactttgggagagATTGCCCCAACCTTTCTAGGGCAgcgacacgccctccagttcagacaCCCCAGCAGCATCAGGGGAGGGACaaaggcaacaggcctcaggcgacgggcagagTGTACGCCATGTCAGGAGTTGAGGCATCAGGctcaggtaacttggttatgggtaGTTGCATGATAGCTAGTTCTTCTTGTTGTGtgctatatgattctggagcgacacactcttttgtgtctttTGCTTGTGTGGAACGTCTGGGTTTGCTAGTGAGCGAGCTACAGTGCGAGCTCGCGGTGTCTACTCTGGCGTTGGGATTGGTCACGACGTCGTCTTTGTGTGCTCGGTatccagtggaggtagagggacgcaggtacaaGGTGAATCTAATCTGCTTGCCTCTGCAAGACTTGGaagtgatcttagggatggattggctctctgctaGTCGCGTCCTTATAGACTGCCGAGAGAAGAGATTGTTGTTTCCCGATTCTGAGGATCTCGAGTTAGTGTCCCCCCAGGGGGCGGTGAGGGAGATTCAGAGTGGTGCGCAGTGCTTCATAATCTTCGCTCGTATGGAggtgggagagagagagagagaccatCAGTCATACCTGTGGTACATGAGTTTGAAGACGTGTTTCCAGATGaagtaccagggttgcctcccagtagagaagtggagttctctattgacctgGTACCAGGGACGGGTCCGGTATCGATGGCTCCATATGgcatggctccggcagagttggtag